One part of the Sphingopyxis sp. TUF1 genome encodes these proteins:
- a CDS encoding ABC-F family ATP-binding cassette domain-containing protein encodes MLTINGLTVRLGGRTILDRASASLPGRSRTGLIGRNGAGKSTLMKVMIGQLEADEGGIEMPRKTRVGYIAQEAPGGSATPFETVLAADTERAGLLAASEVERDPHKLGDIHERLIAIDAYTAPARAARILIGLGFDEAMQGQPLDSFSGGWKMRVALAALLFSNPDLLLLDEPSNHLDLEATMWLESFLKSYPGQLVVISHERDLLNNVVDHILHLEAGKVTLYPGGYNDFERQRAERLAQLAAAKAAQDAQRAKLQDYVARNSARASTAKQAQSRAKQLARMQPIAAVTEDPSLTFDFPSPDELKPPLITLDLASVGYTPGEPILTRLNLRIDPDDRIALLGRNGNGKTTLARLLAAQLAPMDGAMAASGKMRVGYFTQYQVEELDGSDTPLGHMTRVMAGKTPGAVRAQLGRFGFTGNKATTEVGKLSGGERARLALALITRDAPHLLILDEPTNHLDVDAREALVQALNGFDGAVLIVSHDRHMLELTADRLVLVDGGTAREFDGSMDDYVAFILGQGTGKGSAANDDAKGAPAKPKDAKAARQEAARAREAQAALRKSAKELEAKAGKLAQQISVIDRAMFDPAGAEAALAKLTMGDLAQRRGKFVAELEATEAAWMDALEAIDTAAA; translated from the coding sequence ATGTTGACGATTAACGGCCTCACCGTGCGCCTTGGCGGGCGCACCATCCTCGACCGCGCGAGCGCCAGCCTGCCGGGGCGGAGCCGCACGGGCCTGATCGGCCGCAACGGCGCGGGCAAATCGACCTTGATGAAAGTGATGATCGGCCAGCTCGAAGCCGACGAGGGCGGCATCGAAATGCCGCGCAAGACGCGCGTCGGCTATATCGCGCAGGAAGCGCCGGGCGGCAGCGCGACGCCGTTCGAGACGGTACTCGCCGCCGATACCGAACGTGCGGGGCTGCTCGCGGCGTCGGAGGTCGAGCGCGACCCGCACAAGCTCGGCGACATCCATGAACGGCTGATCGCGATCGACGCCTATACCGCGCCTGCGCGCGCGGCGCGCATCCTGATCGGCCTCGGGTTTGACGAGGCGATGCAGGGGCAGCCGCTCGACAGTTTTTCGGGCGGGTGGAAGATGCGCGTCGCGCTCGCGGCACTGTTGTTCTCGAACCCTGACCTGTTGCTGCTCGACGAGCCGTCGAACCACCTCGACCTCGAAGCGACGATGTGGCTCGAAAGCTTCCTCAAATCCTATCCGGGCCAGCTCGTCGTGATCAGCCACGAGCGCGACCTGCTCAACAATGTCGTCGACCATATCCTGCATCTGGAGGCCGGCAAGGTGACGCTTTACCCAGGCGGCTATAATGATTTCGAGCGCCAGCGCGCCGAACGCCTGGCGCAGCTTGCCGCCGCCAAGGCCGCGCAGGACGCTCAGCGCGCCAAATTGCAGGACTATGTCGCGCGCAACAGCGCGCGCGCCTCGACCGCGAAACAGGCGCAGTCGCGCGCCAAGCAGCTGGCGCGGATGCAGCCGATCGCCGCGGTCACCGAAGACCCCAGCCTGACCTTCGATTTTCCGAGCCCTGACGAATTGAAGCCGCCGCTGATTACGCTCGACCTCGCCAGTGTCGGCTATACGCCGGGCGAGCCGATCCTGACGCGATTGAACCTGCGGATCGACCCCGACGATCGCATCGCGCTGCTCGGGCGCAACGGCAATGGCAAGACGACGCTCGCGCGTCTGCTCGCAGCGCAGCTCGCGCCGATGGACGGCGCGATGGCGGCGTCGGGCAAGATGCGCGTCGGATATTTCACGCAGTATCAGGTCGAGGAACTCGACGGCAGCGACACGCCCTTGGGCCATATGACGCGCGTGATGGCGGGCAAGACGCCGGGTGCGGTGCGCGCGCAATTGGGGCGGTTCGGCTTTACCGGCAACAAGGCGACGACCGAGGTCGGCAAGCTGTCGGGCGGCGAGCGCGCGCGGCTCGCGCTCGCGCTGATCACGCGCGACGCGCCGCATCTGCTGATCCTCGATGAGCCGACCAACCACCTCGACGTCGACGCGCGCGAGGCCTTGGTGCAGGCGCTCAATGGCTTCGACGGCGCGGTGCTGATCGTCAGCCACGATCGCCACATGCTCGAACTCACCGCCGACCGGCTGGTGCTCGTCGATGGCGGCACCGCGCGCGAATTCGACGGCAGCATGGACGACTATGTTGCCTTCATTCTTGGCCAGGGGACGGGCAAAGGTTCGGCGGCGAATGACGATGCCAAGGGGGCGCCCGCCAAGCCGAAGGACGCAAAAGCCGCCCGGCAGGAAGCGGCAAGGGCGCGCGAGGCGCAGGCGGCGCTGCGCAAGAGCGCGAAGGAACTGGAGGCGAAGGCCGGAAAGCTCGCGCAGCAGATCAGCGTGATCGACCGCGCGATGTTCGACCCCGCGGGCGCCGAAGCTGCGCTCGCAAAGCTGACGATGGGCGACCTCGCGCAGCGTCGCGGCAAGTTCGTCGCCGAGCTGGAGGCGACCGAAGCGGCGTGGATGGATGCACTCGAAGCGATCGACACCGCGGCGGCTTAA
- the hppD gene encoding 4-hydroxyphenylpyruvate dioxygenase, which produces MADLFENPLGLDGFEFVEFSAPEKGMLEPVFERMGFTRIARHRSKDVQLWRQGDINLIANYEPKSPAAYFAAEHGPSACGMGWRCRDAAKAYAEAIERGAEPVKVKTGPMELRLPAIRGIGGSIIYLIDRYGDDLSIYDIDFVYEDGVDRHPVGAGLKLIDHLTHNVYGGRMAHWAAFYERIAGFREIRYFDIKGEYTGLTSKAMTAPDGKIRIPLNEEGAGGGGQIEEYLRAYNGEGIQHIAFACDDLYAAWDKLKTLGNPFAPSPPATYYEMLAERLPGHGEPVDELKSRGILLDGSTTEGDPRLLLQIFGQTVIGPVFFEFIQRKKDEGFGEGNFTALFKSMELDQIRRGALHVEEPAE; this is translated from the coding sequence ATGGCCGACCTGTTCGAAAACCCGCTGGGCCTCGACGGCTTCGAGTTTGTCGAATTTTCGGCGCCCGAAAAGGGCATGCTCGAACCCGTGTTCGAACGCATGGGCTTTACCCGCATTGCGCGGCACCGCTCGAAAGATGTGCAATTGTGGCGCCAGGGCGACATCAACCTGATCGCCAATTACGAACCCAAATCGCCCGCGGCCTATTTCGCCGCCGAGCATGGCCCGTCGGCGTGCGGCATGGGCTGGCGCTGCCGCGACGCGGCGAAAGCTTATGCCGAGGCGATCGAACGGGGCGCCGAGCCGGTTAAGGTCAAGACCGGCCCGATGGAACTCCGTCTCCCCGCGATCCGCGGCATCGGCGGCTCGATCATCTATCTGATCGACCGTTATGGCGATGACCTTTCGATCTACGACATTGATTTCGTGTACGAAGACGGCGTCGATCGCCATCCGGTCGGCGCGGGGCTCAAGCTGATCGATCACCTGACGCACAATGTCTATGGCGGGCGCATGGCGCATTGGGCGGCGTTTTACGAGCGGATCGCGGGCTTCCGCGAGATCCGCTATTTCGACATCAAGGGTGAATATACCGGGCTGACGTCGAAGGCGATGACCGCGCCCGACGGCAAGATCCGCATTCCGCTGAACGAAGAAGGCGCGGGCGGCGGCGGCCAGATCGAGGAATATCTGCGGGCCTATAATGGCGAGGGCATTCAGCATATCGCCTTTGCCTGCGACGATCTTTACGCGGCGTGGGACAAGCTCAAGACGCTCGGCAATCCGTTCGCGCCGTCGCCGCCCGCAACCTATTATGAAATGCTCGCCGAACGCCTGCCCGGGCATGGCGAGCCCGTCGACGAACTGAAATCGCGCGGCATCCTGCTCGACGGCTCGACGACCGAGGGCGATCCGCGCCTGCTGCTCCAGATTTTCGGCCAGACGGTGATTGGCCCGGTTTTCTTTGAATTCATCCAGCGCAAGAAGGACGAAGGCTTCGGCGAGGGCAATTTCACCGCGCTGTTCAAGTCGATGGAACTCGACCAGATCCGCCGCGGCGCGCTGCATGTCGAGGAGCCCGCCGAATGA
- a CDS encoding VOC family protein: protein MTSPIKLGGVHHAAYRCKDAKQTVEWYEAMLGMTYTTAFAEDHVPSTGEYDPYMHVFLDAGNGNILAFFELPNQPDMGRDANTPQWVQHLAFKVGSYDELLAAKTHLEANGVDVLGPTHHGIFKSIYFFDPNGHRVELACDIGTDEQYAELKRVAPLMLEEWSRTKKAPRYADWLHAAANE from the coding sequence ATGACTAGCCCGATCAAATTGGGCGGCGTCCACCACGCTGCCTATCGCTGCAAGGATGCGAAGCAGACGGTCGAGTGGTACGAGGCCATGCTCGGCATGACCTACACCACCGCCTTTGCCGAGGATCATGTGCCGTCGACCGGCGAATATGATCCCTATATGCACGTCTTTCTTGACGCAGGGAACGGCAACATCCTTGCCTTTTTCGAGCTCCCCAATCAGCCGGACATGGGCCGCGATGCGAACACGCCGCAATGGGTCCAGCATCTGGCGTTCAAGGTCGGCAGCTATGACGAGCTGCTCGCGGCGAAGACGCATCTGGAAGCGAACGGCGTCGACGTGCTCGGCCCGACGCACCACGGTATCTTCAAGTCGATCTATTTCTTCGACCCCAACGGCCACCGCGTCGAACTGGCGTGCGACATCGGCACCGACGAGCAATATGCCGAGCTGAAGCGCGTCGCCCCGCTGATGCTCGAGGAGTGGAGCCGGACCAAGAAAGCGCCGCGCTACGCCGACTGGCTGCACGCGGCGGCGAACGAGTAG
- a CDS encoding NAD(P)/FAD-dependent oxidoreductase: MTKNPARSSQGSITHHRDLHTGQSIWSARRRPSVPTQKLTRNISCDVVIIGAGISGALIAETLSEAGLQVVVVDRRRPLDGSTTASTAMLQYEIDTPLSQLSDRIGRDRAERLWRRSRQSVDALRERTERLGLKVDAATRGSIYLHGNVLDPDGLAREADARRRAGFEIELLKPAAVQDRYGIKGRHAIIGFGNYSADPRQLAAGYLNVAIGRGARVYSPVDICDVAPGESGVTLQSADGREIRASTLVSATGYEILKGIPRKGNKIISSWSIATKAQPRAIWPTAAMIWEAADPYLYIRTTPAGEVICGGEDEEISDADERDAKIAAKTATLSRKLGALLPMIDPTPVHAWAGSFGDSKTGTPTIGRIPRMPNCYAAMGFGGNGITFSMMAAQMLRGLICGDGDPDADLVSFSRKF; this comes from the coding sequence ATGACGAAAAACCCCGCGCGATCGAGCCAAGGCTCGATCACTCATCATCGCGATCTGCACACCGGCCAGTCGATCTGGTCGGCGCGGCGGCGGCCGAGCGTTCCCACCCAAAAGCTGACCCGCAACATCAGTTGCGACGTGGTGATCATCGGCGCGGGGATTTCGGGGGCGCTGATCGCCGAGACGCTGTCCGAAGCGGGTTTGCAAGTCGTCGTCGTCGATCGCCGTCGGCCGCTCGACGGATCGACGACCGCATCGACCGCGATGCTGCAATATGAAATCGACACGCCGCTGTCGCAGCTGTCCGACCGGATCGGCCGCGATCGCGCCGAGCGGCTGTGGCGCCGGTCGCGCCAGTCGGTCGATGCGCTGCGCGAGCGGACCGAGCGGCTGGGGCTGAAGGTTGATGCCGCAACGCGCGGGTCGATCTATCTGCACGGCAATGTGCTCGACCCCGACGGGCTGGCGCGCGAAGCCGATGCACGGCGCCGCGCGGGGTTCGAGATCGAGTTGCTGAAGCCCGCTGCGGTTCAGGATCGCTATGGCATCAAGGGGCGGCACGCGATCATCGGCTTCGGCAATTATTCGGCCGACCCGCGCCAATTGGCGGCGGGCTATCTGAACGTCGCGATCGGCCGCGGGGCGCGGGTCTATAGCCCGGTCGACATTTGCGACGTGGCGCCCGGCGAGAGCGGCGTGACGCTTCAGAGCGCCGATGGCCGCGAAATCCGTGCGAGCACGTTGGTCTCAGCAACGGGCTACGAGATATTGAAGGGCATTCCGCGCAAGGGGAATAAGATCATCTCCAGCTGGTCGATCGCGACCAAGGCGCAGCCGCGCGCGATCTGGCCCACGGCGGCGATGATCTGGGAAGCCGCCGACCCCTATCTCTATATCCGCACCACCCCGGCGGGCGAAGTCATCTGCGGCGGCGAGGATGAAGAGATCAGCGACGCGGACGAGCGCGACGCCAAGATCGCCGCCAAGACCGCGACCTTGTCGCGCAAGCTCGGTGCACTGCTGCCGATGATCGATCCGACCCCGGTCCATGCGTGGGCGGGCAGCTTTGGCGACAGCAAGACGGGCACGCCGACGATCGGGCGGATTCCACGGATGCCCAATTGTTATGCAGCGATGGGATTCGGCGGCAACGGCATCACTTTTTCGATGATGGCGGCGCAGATGCTGCGCGGGCTGATCTGCGGCGATGGCGACCCCGATGCCGATCTGGTCAGCTTTTCGCGTAAATTTTGA